The Haemophilus parainfluenzae genome window below encodes:
- a CDS encoding DMT family transporter codes for MKQQSLLGFLFALITAMAWGSLPIALKQVLSVMTPQTIVLYRFIVAFLALFILLSYKKKLPQFFKGGRFIWLVLIGVAGLSGNFFLFNSSLNFIDPPSAQIFIHFSSFGMLICGIFVFKEKLGLHQKIGLGLLLVGLVLFFNDKLEMFKGESGYLTGVLLSLTASLVWVAYGMAQKLMLRRFSSQQVLLMMYFGCLLVFTPVAEFSQVRELSPLAFGCLAYCCLNTLFGYGAYAEALNRWEVSKVSVVITLVPLFTIFFAHLAHYASPENFAAPELNMISYIGAFVVVCGAILSAIGHKLLPQSK; via the coding sequence ATGAAACAACAATCTCTTTTAGGATTTCTATTTGCTTTAATTACAGCGATGGCATGGGGATCTTTACCTATTGCGTTAAAACAGGTTTTATCCGTGATGACACCACAAACGATCGTGTTGTATCGCTTTATTGTCGCATTTCTAGCACTCTTTATTTTGCTTTCCTATAAGAAAAAATTGCCACAATTTTTCAAAGGTGGTCGATTCATTTGGCTTGTGCTCATTGGTGTTGCAGGATTATCGGGTAATTTCTTCTTATTTAATAGCTCACTTAATTTTATCGATCCTCCTTCAGCTCAAATTTTTATTCATTTTTCTTCTTTTGGCATGTTGATTTGCGGTATTTTTGTCTTTAAAGAAAAGCTCGGATTACATCAAAAAATTGGTTTGGGTTTGTTATTGGTTGGGTTGGTGCTTTTCTTCAATGATAAGCTTGAGATGTTTAAAGGAGAGAGTGGTTATTTAACGGGCGTCTTACTAAGCCTAACCGCTTCATTAGTTTGGGTGGCTTATGGTATGGCACAAAAGCTCATGCTCCGTCGTTTCAGCTCACAACAAGTTTTATTAATGATGTATTTCGGCTGTCTTTTAGTCTTTACACCTGTTGCTGAATTTTCCCAAGTAAGAGAGCTCAGTCCGTTAGCATTTGGTTGTTTAGCTTATTGTTGCTTAAATACCTTATTTGGTTATGGCGCCTATGCCGAAGCCCTTAATCGCTGGGAGGTTTCTAAAGTCAGCGTTGTGATTACCTTAGTACCGCTATTTACTATTTTCTTTGCTCATCTTGCGCATTATGCGAGTCCTGAGAATTTTGCTGCGCCAGAATTAAATATGATTAGCTATATCGGGGCGTTTGTTGTAGTATGCGGAGCAATTTTGTCGGCAATCGGACATAAGTTATTACCGCAATCAAAGTAA
- the ispB gene encoding octaprenyl diphosphate synthase: MNKQDLMDMHAIQTLTDADMQKVNQAILAQINSDVPMVNQLGFYIVQGGGKRIRPLIAVLAARALGYESDKVATCATFVEFIHTASLLHDDVVDESDMRRGRATANSAFGNAASVLVGDFIYTRAFQLVAQLQSLDILRIMADATNVLAEGEVQQLMNVNDPDTTEESYMRVIYSKTARLFEVAAQSVAIVAGAEKSIETAFQEYGRYLGTTFQLVDDVLDYSANAAALGKNVGDDLAEGKPTLPLLHAMRHGNPQQAALIREAIEQGGKRDAIDDVLAIMAEHKSLDYAMERAKHEAQKAVDAIALLPESEYKKALISLAYLSVDRTY; encoded by the coding sequence ATGAACAAACAAGATTTAATGGATATGCATGCCATTCAAACATTAACAGATGCGGACATGCAGAAAGTCAACCAAGCCATTTTAGCACAAATTAACTCCGATGTGCCGATGGTTAATCAGCTTGGTTTTTATATTGTACAAGGTGGCGGAAAACGTATCCGACCACTTATTGCTGTTTTAGCAGCTCGTGCATTAGGCTACGAAAGCGATAAAGTGGCCACTTGTGCTACCTTTGTAGAATTTATTCACACCGCTTCTTTATTACATGATGATGTGGTAGATGAATCTGATATGCGTCGTGGTCGAGCAACGGCAAACTCTGCCTTTGGTAATGCGGCTAGCGTATTAGTAGGCGACTTCATTTATACTCGTGCATTCCAGTTAGTGGCACAGTTACAATCGCTAGATATTCTTCGCATTATGGCAGATGCCACCAACGTGTTGGCGGAAGGTGAAGTTCAACAATTAATGAATGTGAACGATCCCGATACCACAGAAGAAAGCTATATGCGTGTGATTTATAGTAAAACGGCACGTTTATTTGAAGTGGCGGCACAATCTGTTGCGATTGTTGCAGGTGCTGAAAAATCAATTGAAACGGCATTTCAAGAATATGGTCGATATCTCGGTACCACATTCCAATTAGTGGATGATGTGTTAGATTACAGCGCAAACGCTGCGGCATTAGGAAAAAATGTGGGTGACGACCTCGCCGAAGGTAAACCGACTCTTCCTTTATTACACGCAATGCGTCACGGTAATCCACAACAAGCCGCACTTATTCGCGAAGCCATTGAACAAGGCGGAAAACGTGATGCGATCGATGACGTGCTTGCGATTATGGCTGAACATAAATCCCTTGATTATGCGATGGAGCGTGCTAAACACGAAGCACAAAAAGCCGTTGATGCCATTGCCTTATTACCTGAAAGCGAATACAAAAAAGCCTTAATTTCACTGGCTTATTTATCGGTAGACCGAACTTATTAA
- the cgtA gene encoding Obg family GTPase CgtA, whose product MKFIDEALIRVEAGDGGNGCVSFRREKFIPKGGPDGGDGGDGGDVYLVADENLNTLIDYRFTKRFAAERGENGHSSDCTGRRGKDITLRVPVGTRAIDNDTKEVLGDLTKHGAKMLVAKGGYHGLGNTRFKSSVNRAPRQKTMGTPGEKRDLLLELMLLADVGMLGLPNAGKSTFIRAVSAAKPKVADYPFTTLVPSLGVVKVDESHSFVVADIPGLIEGASDGAGLGIRFLKHLERCRVLIHLVDINPIDESDPADNIAIIESELFQYSEKLADKPRWLVFNKIDMMTEEEAHERAQVITERLGWEEGYHLISAATGKNVPPLCRDIMDFIEANPRDAEVEENKPEEVKFKWEDYHQEQLAEHQFDDEDDDWDDWDEEDEEGVEFIYKP is encoded by the coding sequence ATGAAATTTATTGATGAAGCCCTGATTCGTGTGGAAGCAGGGGATGGTGGAAACGGTTGTGTGAGTTTCCGCCGTGAAAAATTTATCCCGAAAGGTGGCCCAGATGGTGGCGATGGCGGTGATGGCGGTGATGTTTATTTGGTTGCAGACGAAAACTTAAATACCTTAATCGATTATCGCTTTACGAAACGTTTTGCTGCAGAACGCGGTGAGAATGGCCATAGTTCAGATTGTACAGGTCGCCGTGGTAAAGATATTACATTACGTGTGCCGGTGGGAACGCGTGCAATTGATAATGATACCAAAGAAGTGCTTGGTGATTTAACAAAGCATGGCGCCAAAATGTTAGTAGCGAAAGGTGGTTATCATGGTTTAGGTAATACACGTTTCAAATCTTCAGTGAACCGTGCACCTCGCCAAAAAACCATGGGTACACCAGGGGAAAAACGCGATTTATTATTAGAATTAATGCTTCTTGCGGATGTCGGGATGTTAGGTTTACCAAATGCAGGTAAATCGACCTTTATTCGTGCCGTTTCAGCCGCAAAACCAAAAGTCGCTGATTATCCATTTACCACTTTAGTGCCAAGTTTAGGCGTAGTGAAAGTGGATGAGAGCCACAGCTTTGTAGTGGCAGATATTCCTGGATTGATTGAAGGTGCATCGGATGGTGCGGGTTTAGGGATTCGTTTCTTAAAACACTTAGAACGTTGTCGTGTGTTAATTCATTTAGTAGATATTAACCCAATTGATGAATCCGATCCTGCTGATAATATTGCGATCATCGAGTCAGAATTATTCCAATATAGTGAAAAATTGGCAGATAAACCACGTTGGTTAGTCTTCAATAAAATTGATATGATGACTGAAGAAGAGGCGCATGAACGAGCACAAGTGATTACTGAACGTCTTGGTTGGGAAGAAGGCTATCACCTTATTTCTGCCGCAACCGGTAAAAATGTGCCACCACTTTGTCGTGATATTATGGATTTCATTGAAGCGAATCCACGTGATGCGGAAGTAGAAGAAAATAAACCAGAAGAAGTGAAATTCAAATGGGAA
- the rpmA gene encoding 50S ribosomal protein L27 — MATKKAGGSTRNGRDSEAKRLGVKRFGGESVLAGSIIVRQRGTKFHAGNNVGMGRDHTLFATADGKVKFEVKGEKSRKYVSIVTE; from the coding sequence ATGGCAACTAAAAAAGCTGGTGGTTCAACTCGTAACGGTCGTGATTCTGAAGCTAAACGCCTTGGTGTTAAACGTTTCGGTGGCGAATCTGTATTAGCAGGTAGCATCATTGTACGTCAACGTGGTACTAAATTCCACGCAGGTAACAACGTAGGTATGGGTCGTGACCACACCTTATTTGCTACCGCTGACGGTAAAGTAAAATTTGAAGTGAAAGGCGAGAAAAGCCGTAAATACGTAAGTATTGTAACTGAATAA
- the rplU gene encoding 50S ribosomal protein L21 has protein sequence MYAVFQSGGKQHRVSEGQVVRLEKLELATGATVEFDSVLMVVNGEDVKIGAPVVAGAKVVAEVVAQGRGDKVKIVKFRRRKHSRKQQGHRQWFTEVKITGIQA, from the coding sequence ATGTACGCAGTTTTCCAAAGTGGCGGTAAACAACACCGTGTGAGCGAAGGTCAAGTAGTTCGTTTAGAAAAACTTGAACTTGCAACTGGCGCAACAGTTGAGTTCGACTCAGTGTTGATGGTCGTTAATGGTGAAGATGTTAAAATTGGTGCACCAGTAGTAGCTGGCGCGAAAGTAGTGGCTGAAGTTGTGGCACAAGGTCGTGGCGATAAAGTTAAAATCGTTAAGTTCCGTCGTCGTAAACACAGCCGTAAACAACAAGGTCATCGTCAGTGGTTCACAGAAGTGAAAATCACTGGGATTCAAGCATAA